AATTACCTTGTTTGGCGGGTTCATGGAATATAAACGGGAAGATTTTAACCAGGTGATGGAGGTGAACCTTGCGGGGACCTTCTTCCTGGCGCAGGCGGCAGCCCGCCAAATGAAGCAGCAAGGCAGCGGCGGGGCCCTGTTGTTTATGTCTTCCGTCACCGGCCACCAGGCCCATAAAAACCTGGGCGCCTATGGCATGACCAAAGCGGCCATCGAATTGCTGGCGCGCAACCTGGTCCTGGAGGTTTCCGGCTACGGGATCCGCGTCAACGCCATTGCCCCCGGGGCGACTAAAACGGAACGCACCCTGGAGGACCCCGATTACACCCCGCTCTGGTCCCGGCTTACCCCTATCGGCCGGCCTGCGGAAACCTCCGATATCGCCCGGGCCGCCCTTTTCCTGGTATCCGAAGACGCCCGGCACATCACCGGCCAGACCCTCGTGGTGGACGGCGGATGGACAGCCGTAAGCCCCTCTCCCTATGAAAAATGACGACCTCTTCCGGCTAGACGGCAAAACCGCCCTGGTTACCGGAGGCGCCAAAGGAATCGGCGCGGCCATCGCGCGGATGTTCGCCAACCGGGGGGCCCGTGTTTTTATCCTGGACAGGGACCGGGAGGCCGGGGAACAGACAGCTGCCGCAATCGCATCCACCAACAGGCAGGCGGCATTTTGTTTCTGCGACCAGGCAGATCCCGAATCGGTTGAAACCGCTATCGAACAGATTGTGGGGGAGGCGGACAAGCTGGATATCCTGGTGAACAATGCCGCCATAGCCCATATCGGGACGGCGGAAACCACCTCAGCCGAGGACATGGACCGGCTGCTGCGTGTAAATGTGGGCGGGGTCCACAACATGCTCCGGGCCGTCCTGCCCCATATGAAAAAACGCGGCGGGGTGATCCTGAACCTGGCGTCCATAGCCAGCGGGCTTGGCTTGCCGGAACGATTTGCCTACAGTTCCACCAAAGGGGCCATCGCCACCATGACGCTATCCGTCGCCCGGGACTACCTCCCGTATGGCATTCGCTGTAACTCCCTTTCGCCTGCGCGCGTCCACACCCCCTTTGTAGACGGGTACCTGGCGGAAAATTACCCGGGCCGGGAGGAGGAAATGTATAAAAAGCTCTCCGCCACCCAACCCATCGGCCGCATGGGACGGCCGGAGGAAATCGCTGCGTTTGCCCTTTACCTGTGCTCGGACGAGGCCGCATTCCTGACGGGGTGCGACTACCCCATCGACGGGGGCTTTAAAAACCTGAACACCTGATGAAGCAACCTGAATTATTCAGCCAAAAGCCCAAGCCCGTCCTGGCCCACCGCTGTGAACTGGGCGAAGGCCCGGTATGGGACAACCATACTGGAAGCCTTATCTGGGTGGATATCCTGGGGGGTACCATCCACGAATTCGATGTGGCCACCGGGAAACACCACCATATAAAAACCCAGGCGCTGGTCGGGGCCGTCGCCCTGTGTACCAACGGCCACCTGCTGGCTGCCCTGGACACCCGCCTGGAATGGATCCACCGGGATTCCGGCAAGCGCAAACTGCTGACGGCCCTGGAACACATCCCCGACGGGATCCGTTTTAACGATGGGAAATGCGACCCGGCCGGGCGTTTCTGGATCGGGACGATGCCCCTTTCCGAAGATCGGCCAATAGGGGCATTGTACTGCCTGGGGCCGGATGGGGACTGTAAGGAACAACTGCGGGGCATCACCATATCCAACGGACTTGCCTGGAACGCGGCGGGTACGACGATGTACTATATCGACACCCCCACCCGGGCCGTCCAGGCCTTCGATTTCCATCCGGAAACCGGGGCGCTTACCAACCGCCGGATTGCCTTTGGCATCCCGGAATCCGAAGGTTTCCCGGACGGGATGACCATCGATTCGGAGGACAAGCTCTGGATTGCCCATTGGGGCGGATGGCAGGTGGCGCGATGGGATCCGGAAACCGGCCGGAAGCTCGGGGCTTTCCCCCTGCCTGCCGCACAAATCACAAGCTGCTCCTTTGGGGGGCCGGAAGGGGAAGACCTGTATATCACATCCGCCAGCAAGGGACTCACCCTGGGGGAATTGGAAAAGCAGCCCCTGGCAGGTTCCCTGTTTGTCGTTAAAAACAGTGGTTTCAGGGGGCGCCCCGCCAACCGATTTGCATTTGAACCAAAATTTGATACACCATGAAACTGATTCGTTTCGGCCAGCCCGGTGCCGAAAAACCCGGCTTGTATATCGACGGAACCCGCAGGGACCTCTCGGGACATTTTGCGGATTGGGACCGCGGCTTTTTCAATGCCGGCGGCCTGGAGGAACTCCGGACACTGGCTGCAAAGGCGGGGGACCTGCCGGAAGTTCCGGAAGACACCCGTTGGGGTTCGCCGGTTGCCCGGCCAGGCAAGGTAATTTGCATTGGCCTGAACTATTCGGACCACGCTGCTGAGAGTGGGATGGATATCCCAAAAGAACCTATCGTATTCCAAAAGGGTTCCAATACCGTGGTGGGGCCCTACGACGACATTTTGATCCCCCGCGGAAGCGAAAAAACGGATTGGGAGGTGGAACTCGGCATTGTCATGGGCCGGGATGCGCGCTACCTGGCATCCGAATCCGAGGCAGCTGCATACATTGCCGGTTATTGCATCTCCCACGATGTTTCAGAGCGGGCGTTTCAGATTGAAAGGGGCGGCCAGTGGACCAAAGGGAAATCCTGCGACACATTCAACCCGCTGGGTCCCTGGGTGGCTACCCCGGAGGAAATAGCGGACGTACAGAACCTGGACATGGGACTAAGCGTGAATGGGTCCCAGCGGCAAAGCGGCAATACCGCAACGATGATCTTCAATTGCCGGTTCCTGGTGTATTACCTCTCGCAATTCATGACCCTGGAGGCCGGCGACCTGATATCCACGGGGACGCCCCCGGGGGTTGGCCTTGGGATGAAGCCGCCCCAATATCTGAAGGCCGGGGACGAGGTGGAACTGACCATCGCCGGGTTGGGATGCCAGCGCCAGGTGTGTAAAAATGCCTAGGCCCCGCCTTTGGGGACAGTGATTCAGGAGCCGGGATGCGGAACGCTATCGCATTCAAAACACCGGTCCGGACCCTCCGGCAATTCCAGTTCTTCGGACCCGCTTAGGCGGATTGGTTTGGAGGGCAAATCGCCCAAGACTTCATGGAACCGTTCGGCATACTGCACAATGGAATCCCGCCGGGATTTCAGACGGCTCCGGATTTGGGGGCCATCCAGGCTGTCGACAGCAGGGGGCCATACGGCAAAGGCACCGTCGATAGCGGCGTCCGAAAGCCGCGACTGCAAGTAGCCTGCAGCCTCCTTAAATTCCTCCAGGGAAGCCCTGCCCAGGAAATAGGCATCAAATTCCTGAACCAATCCGGGCAGGTAGCGGATGTCTGATGTGAAGGACTGCACTTCGGGTAGGGAAATCCTGTTGGCGATCAGGTTCGGCAGGATGCCGTCCTGGTCAAAAAATGCGTTGTCCCGGTCGGTGGGCACCGGGGTGGCCCGATAGCCTTCCGGGCCTTTTAAAAGGACCCAGCCCCATTGTTTTGCATGCCGGTCCCAGTCGCCGATAATTAAATCGAACAACCGCGCCCGTAGCAGGGCCTCCCGGTCCAGCCTGAGGGAATCTTTCAATTCGAGCTTGAGTTCCTGGAGGTCTTCCGTGTCGATGAGTTCTATCGCGCCCGGAATCCCGGTCCAATCCACGGGGCCTTCTGATTCGTATTCAAGATAGTAGAGCCGGTTACCGTATTGTTCGTTCAACTCCCCCAGGGATTCCTGGGCTGGTACAAAAACCAGTTGGGGATGCGTGTGGAGGATGCCGGCCGCCTCCGAGAGTTCGGCCACCGCCAGGGCGGCATACGGGTGCTGGGCGGAAACCCCGTCGATGACGATGTTCTCCAGGCCGAGCTGCCGTGCCAGGTCGGGCACCAGTTTTTCCGGGTCCTTGCTCAGGCTGCGAAGGGTAAAGCGGATTCCCTGCGGGTCCTTGAACTCCAGGGAATGGGTTTGTTTGCCCCCGCCTTCCTCGATGAAGGTCATGCCCCCTTTCAGCGTGTCCAGATAGGCGATGGGAACAGTTACCGGGGTAGCCCAGGCGTCGCGGTATTGTTCGCCCTGCATAAATTGCTTCACCCAACTGGCCTCGTAAAGCGTGTTGGCCGCAACCGTGACCGAATCGTATTCCCTGAAATCCAGGGATTCCACATCCCCCATCCCAAGAACCTGGCAGGTCCGGAACTCGTCTTCCGTTTCCCCCAGGGACCAATACACAAGAACCAGGAACAGGCCCAATACGATTAAGAAACCAATCAAATACTTACGCATGGCATTACATTTTTGGTCAGACGGATCAAGAGCTCAGAAACCGACGAACTTTATGTGAGCGGGTCGCTGCGGAATACTTCGATCAGGTTAAAAATCAGGATACAGAAAAACACCCAGATGAGCCCTGCGATAAACCCGCCAACGATATCCGACGGGTAATGGACCCCCAGGTAAATCCGGCTCACGCCGATGCTCAGGATCAGCAGGGCCAGCAAAAAGATCACCAACCCCTTGAGGGCTGTATGCATTTTGAAATGGTACACCAGATAGATCAAAAACCCGTAAAACGCCATGGCGCTCATCGCATGGCCGCTTGGGTAACTGAGGGTCTTGACCACGACCAGGTGCTCAATCCCCGGGCGCGCCCGGTCTATAAATCTTTTCAGGATCATATTGGAGATTGAGGCGAGGGCGAGAACCAGGACAATCTGCCAGATGTACTTCCATCGTTTGAATACCAGGATGGTCAGCAGCACACTGATGCCCAGGATCACCAGATACCCGTTTACATCCCCTATTTCAGTCACTGCGATAAAGTAGGATGTCAGGCCCGGGCTCCGGTAGGAAAGCACATAATCCGTGACGCGCTGGTCCCAGGCGGCCAGGGCCTCCGTATGCAGCGTGTCGGTGAGTTCGATAAACAGGTTGATACCGCCCACCACGATAATCAGGGCAGCTATCAGGGTGACCAGGTAGGGCGAAAACCGGGGCAGATGGTCCAGGACGGGAGCCAGAAACGACCGTAGCTTCCGGATCAGCGAATCCATCAGGGCGCGGATTGAAGTCTTCATAAAGCGTCAAAAGGTTGGTATCCTCAGAAAGGCAAAATAGCTAAAACCGATGGGAATTTTGTGTCCTATCAGTAGCCTGGGATATGCAACCCGAGAAAGAGGTCCCGGTAAGCGGTGAGCATCCCATCCTCGGGCCTGGGCGCAACAATGCCCGATCCGCCCCGGTTATCCATCGCCTTTCGGTGGGTCCCGGTCAGCAGCGGGTCGTCCTGGAAATGGTAGGAATCCAGGTAATACGGGATGGTATTCGGCTCTTTGACGGTCAGGTGGATGTGTTCCGGTTCGCTCCGGCTCGGATAGGCCCCCGGGCGGAAGGTATAGATGGTGTATTTGCCGTCCGGGCCTGTCCGGACCCATCCCCGTATAAAACCATGGTGGCGGGCCCAACCGGTTTCATCCCCCCTTGTTTCGTAAATCCCCTCCCGGTTGGTCTGGTAAAAATAGAGGATAACCCCCTCTGCCGGGGTCTTACCGTCGGCCTGAAACACCGTCCCGGTGAGGCGGAGTTTGGGTTCTGTTTCCTTGAATTTCGGCAGGGTATCCACGGCATTCAAAGGCCTATCCCCGTATTCGAGCAATGCCTCGCATCCCTCACACGGGCCGCCGACCACCCGTTCCTCCTGAGCCCCTTGTTTCTGTGGAGTCGGGTGATCTGCTGAGGCATCCCGGCCTCCCTGCCCCCGGCAGCTCCAGAAAGCCAGCGCCAGCAGTAGCAGTACGGCATTGCTGATTCCCGCGGGGCGACTGGGTATTGCAGCCCCTATCAGATTATCCAACCAACGGGGGTTTGTCGGAAATAAACGGCTGGTTGTAACGCCTCCGGCCATCGGCCTTGTATAGCGCATTGGCCAGGGCCCCCATAATGGGCGGGAATGGCGGTTCCCCCATCCCGGTGGGGTCCGTGTCGCTTTCCACAAAATGCACGTCAATGGACTTGGGCGCCTCGCTGTGGCGGATGAGTCGGTAGCGGTCAAAATTGGTCTGCTCCGGGACCCCGTCCCGGAACGTCAGCGCGCTGTACATGGCGTGTCCTATTCCGTCTACTGCCCCGCCTTCGGCCAGGTTGGTGGCTGCATCCGGGTTGACGACAATCCCGCAGTCGATGGCGGCGCAAACGCGGTCTACCACCGGCTGGCCATTTTGCATCACCACATCGAGCACCTGGGCCACGTAACTTTCGTGGCAGAAATAAGCGGAAACGCCCCGGTATTTCCCGGGGGTGTCCTGCCCCCAACCGGATTTTTCCCGGACGAGTTCCAAAACGCCGGCATAGCGGTCTGCCTCATAGTCATTGTCCTCCCCCACCGGGTTGTCCTGAGCCCGTTTCAGCAGGTCCAACCGGAATTGGATCGGGTCCTGCCCGGCGGCCTCGGCCACTTCGTCCAGGAAGGCCTGTTCGGCCCCCGCGATAAAGTTGGACCGTGGGGCGCGGAAGGCACCAGTGGTGATATTCGTCTCCAGGGTCCAGTCTTCCGCCAGGTAGTTATCCAGTGCCCCGGCCGGGAACCGGTTGGCAAAGAGCGGGCTTTCCGGCACGCCGCCGGCACGCACGTGGAAGGCCGTCAACTGGTTGTTTTCATCCAGGGCTGCCCGGTAGGTAGCCCGGTAAGCGGGCCGGTAAGTGCCCTGGGTCATATCGTCCTCCCGTGTATACACCAACTTGACGGGGGCCTGCACCTTTTGGGAAATGGCAGCGGCCTCCACCATAAAGTGCCCGTAGAGCCGCCGGCCAAAGCCGCCGCCCATCCGGGTCATCATGATATCTATTTTCTCCAGGGGCATGCCGAGCCGGGCCGCGACGGCGTGCTCCATCCACTCGGGAGTCTGGGTGGGGCCCAGAAGTTCCGCCCGGTCTGCAGTCACATGGGCAAAAAAGTTCATCGGCTCCATGGTATTGTGGGCAAGGAACGGGCAGGTATAGGTCCGTTCAATCACCTTGGCTGCATTGCTGAAAGCCGCTTCGGGGTTCCCGTCCCTTCGAACCACGCGTCCTTTCCGCGCCGCGAGTTCCTCCATTTTTTTTGCGTGATCGTCTGTGCTCTCCGCGCCCGCCGGGTGGTTCACCACGATATCGTTCCCAAACAGCGACATGCCGATGGATTGATCGGGAGCCGCTTCCCACTGGGCATTCAATGCTTTTTTTGCCTGGAAGACCTCCCAGGTAGTTTCCCCGAGTACAATGACCAGCTCGTTAAAAGCCGTATGGTCAAAGGCCCCCCGGCTGTAGTCGTCCTCGTAGAGTTTGATGGTGAAGACATCCCGGATCCCCGGCATGGATTTGACTGCTTCGGCATCGTAGGATTTCAGTTGCAGGCCGAAAGCTGGCGGGTGCACCGGGCTCGCTATCAGCATGCCCTCCCGCTGCACGTCCAGGCCGAAAAGGGGTTTACCGGTGACGATGTTTCGCCCGTCCACGTTTTTGCGGGACGTACCGATGATTTTAAACTCGGAAGGCGATTTGAGTTCCACGTCTTCCGGCACCTCCATTTTGGCAGCGGCTGCAGCCATCTCCCCGTAGCCGGCGGAGTTGCCGCTGGCCTCATGGGTGAGCATCCCGGCGTCCGTGGTGATTTCCGCTGCCGGGACCTGCCAGGCCTGTGCGGCGGCTTCCCGCAGCATGTGGCGGGCCGTGGCCCCCGCCATCCGCAGGGCCGGCCAGCCGTTTGCGATGGACCGGCTTCCGCCGGCTACCTGCCAGGAAAAATTCTCCGTGTTGAGCGCCGCCTGTTCGACAACCACGTTGTCCCAGTCCACATCGAGTTCCTCGGCCACGATCATCGGCATGGAAGTTTTTACATTCTGGCCGATTTCCGGGTTCGGGGACATGATGGTCACCACCCCGTTGTCGCCAATCTTTAAAAAGGCGTTCATCTCGAACCACTCCTCCGGCATCTCCAGGGTGGCAATTTCTTCGGTTTGTTCGGGTTTGCAGGAATTCAGCCAGCTGAACCCGAGGACCAGGCCACCCCCGGCCAGGCTGGTGTTCCGGATAAAGGCACGGCGTCCGAATTTTGTCTTAACAAGCGTCATAATAGTGTTTTAGGTGGATGTCTTAGTGAATCGGTGCGCAGGACCCCCGGCTATTCCCCGGATGCCGCCATTTTGATGGCTTTCTTGATGCGCACATAGGTGCCGCATCGGCAGATATTCCCGTTCATGGCCCCTTCGATGTCCGCGTCCGTGGGGGACGGGTTGCTCTTGAGCAGGGCGGCGGCAGACATGATTTGTCCCGCCTGGCAGTAGCCGCACTGGGGGACGTCCACTTCCAGCCAGGCCTTTTGCACCGGATGGTCGCCGTTTTCGGATAGCCCTTCGATGGTAGTCACTTCCTGGTTGCCCACTGCCGATACCGGCAGCATGCAGGAGCGCGTGGCCGTATTGCCCAGGTGGATGGTGCAGGCGCCGCACTGGGCAATCCCGCAGCCGTACTTTGTGCCGACCAGGTTCAGGTGGTCGCGTAGTACCCAGAGGAGCGGGGTGGACGGGTCCACGTCCACTTCCCGGGTTTCACCGTTGATGTTGAGTTGGTATGTTGCCATAATTTCTGATATTCAATTAAATATACAATATTTTCTCGCCCATCCAACCAACTTCATGCCGTCGAAAGCGATTTCAAATAGGGCTGGTCGTACAGGCGTTTCCCGGTTGCCTGGTACAGGGCGTTGGCCAGGGCTGCGAAAATCGGTGGGAAGGTAGGTTCGCCCAGGCCGGTTGGATCTACCGTGTTTTCAACAAAATGGATGTTTATTTCTTCCGGGGCTTCGGACATGCGGATCATCCGGTATTGGTCAAAATTCTTTTTTGCAGGTACGCCGTCTACAAAGGTCAGTTCCCCGAATAGCGCGTTCCCGATACCGTCAACAATTCCGCCTTCTGCCAGGTTCCGGGCGGCATCCGGGTTCACCACCAGGCCGCAATCCAGGGCGCAGGTCACCCTTTGAACCCGGGGCACCCCGTTATCCATTGTCAGGTCCAGCACCTGGGCAGCATAGGAATTGTGGCAGAAATACGCCGAAACGCCGCGGTGGATTCCGGGCTCCTGCTGCCCCCAACCCGATTTTTCCCTTACCAGTTCCAGTACGCCGGCGTATCGCTCCGGGTCGTAATCGTTATTCACGCCTTCCAACGGATTCGTGATGGCCCGTTCCAGCAACTCCAGCCGGAAATCGATCGGATCCTTACCAGCGGCCTCGGCCACCTCATCCAGGAAGGACTGTTCCGCACTGGCCATAAAATTGGAGCGCGGTGCCCTGAATGACCCCACAGTGAGGTTCGTGTCGATCGTCCACTCCTCGGCCAGGTAGTTGTCCACGGCCCCCGCCGGGAAACGGTCTGCCGCAAGCGGGCTTTCCGGGATTCCTCCGGTTTTCACATGGAAACCGATGAGCCGGTTGTCGGCATCCAGGGCAGCCCGGAATTGGGCGTGGTAGGCCGGGCGGTAAATCCCATCGGTCATATCGTCCTCCCGGCTGTAAACCAGTTTCACCGGGGCTTTCATTTTTTGTGAAATCAGGGCAGCTTCAATGAGCCAGTGCGCATAGGAACGGCGGCCGTACCCCCCGCCAAAGCGCGTCATCTGAATTTCAATATCCTCTATGGGCATGCCCAACCTTGCGGCCAGGGCCTGTTCGGTAAGGTCCGGCTTCTGCAACGGCCCAATCAGATCGGCCTTATCCGCCGTTACATGGGCAAAAAAATTCATGGGCTCCATGCAATTATGCGCCAGGAACGGTGCGGTGTACGTCCTTTCGATAATCCGGTCGGCACGGGCAAATGCCCCTTCGGGATCGCCGTCCTTACGTCTGATTTCAGCAGGTTTTGCAGCCATTTCTGCCATTCGGGCGCGATGCTCCGTAGTGCTTTCCAGGCCTGCCGGAATGGTTTCCTGGTACTGCCGCCCGAAGCGGTCGCGGGTATTTGTGGTAGTTTCAATCGGCACGCATTCCATCTTCAGGGCCTTTTTCGCCTGCATTACCTCCCAGGTGGAATCCCCAACGATGACGGCAACCTCGTTATAGGTGCGCGTATCGAAAAACGTCTTGACATAATCCTCTTTAAAGACCTTGACGGTGAAGACATCCCGGATTCCCGGCATCCCCCGCACGGCCGAATCATCGATGGATTTCAATTTCAGCCCGAAAGCCGGGGGATGGGCAATCATGGCGATAAGCATGCCATCG
This genomic window from Robiginitalea biformata HTCC2501 contains:
- a CDS encoding SDR family NAD(P)-dependent oxidoreductase: MKFKDQSAIVTGAGKGIGLEICRELIREGARVVLNDLDEKLAAEAAGELGPSCTPVAGDASNPEIIRQLVHAGTSFTGRLDIAIANAGITLFGGFMEYKREDFNQVMEVNLAGTFFLAQAAARQMKQQGSGGALLFMSSVTGHQAHKNLGAYGMTKAAIELLARNLVLEVSGYGIRVNAIAPGATKTERTLEDPDYTPLWSRLTPIGRPAETSDIARAALFLVSEDARHITGQTLVVDGGWTAVSPSPYEK
- a CDS encoding SDR family NAD(P)-dependent oxidoreductase → MKNDDLFRLDGKTALVTGGAKGIGAAIARMFANRGARVFILDRDREAGEQTAAAIASTNRQAAFCFCDQADPESVETAIEQIVGEADKLDILVNNAAIAHIGTAETTSAEDMDRLLRVNVGGVHNMLRAVLPHMKKRGGVILNLASIASGLGLPERFAYSSTKGAIATMTLSVARDYLPYGIRCNSLSPARVHTPFVDGYLAENYPGREEEMYKKLSATQPIGRMGRPEEIAAFALYLCSDEAAFLTGCDYPIDGGFKNLNT
- a CDS encoding SMP-30/gluconolactonase/LRE family protein, with amino-acid sequence MKQPELFSQKPKPVLAHRCELGEGPVWDNHTGSLIWVDILGGTIHEFDVATGKHHHIKTQALVGAVALCTNGHLLAALDTRLEWIHRDSGKRKLLTALEHIPDGIRFNDGKCDPAGRFWIGTMPLSEDRPIGALYCLGPDGDCKEQLRGITISNGLAWNAAGTTMYYIDTPTRAVQAFDFHPETGALTNRRIAFGIPESEGFPDGMTIDSEDKLWIAHWGGWQVARWDPETGRKLGAFPLPAAQITSCSFGGPEGEDLYITSASKGLTLGELEKQPLAGSLFVVKNSGFRGRPANRFAFEPKFDTP
- a CDS encoding fumarylacetoacetate hydrolase family protein, which encodes MKLIRFGQPGAEKPGLYIDGTRRDLSGHFADWDRGFFNAGGLEELRTLAAKAGDLPEVPEDTRWGSPVARPGKVICIGLNYSDHAAESGMDIPKEPIVFQKGSNTVVGPYDDILIPRGSEKTDWEVELGIVMGRDARYLASESEAAAYIAGYCISHDVSERAFQIERGGQWTKGKSCDTFNPLGPWVATPEEIADVQNLDMGLSVNGSQRQSGNTATMIFNCRFLVYYLSQFMTLEAGDLISTGTPPGVGLGMKPPQYLKAGDEVELTIAGLGCQRQVCKNA
- a CDS encoding HipA domain-containing protein, with amino-acid sequence MRKYLIGFLIVLGLFLVLVYWSLGETEDEFRTCQVLGMGDVESLDFREYDSVTVAANTLYEASWVKQFMQGEQYRDAWATPVTVPIAYLDTLKGGMTFIEEGGGKQTHSLEFKDPQGIRFTLRSLSKDPEKLVPDLARQLGLENIVIDGVSAQHPYAALAVAELSEAAGILHTHPQLVFVPAQESLGELNEQYGNRLYYLEYESEGPVDWTGIPGAIELIDTEDLQELKLELKDSLRLDREALLRARLFDLIIGDWDRHAKQWGWVLLKGPEGYRATPVPTDRDNAFFDQDGILPNLIANRISLPEVQSFTSDIRYLPGLVQEFDAYFLGRASLEEFKEAAGYLQSRLSDAAIDGAFAVWPPAVDSLDGPQIRSRLKSRRDSIVQYAERFHEVLGDLPSKPIRLSGSEELELPEGPDRCFECDSVPHPGS
- a CDS encoding phosphatase PAP2 family protein — protein: MKTSIRALMDSLIRKLRSFLAPVLDHLPRFSPYLVTLIAALIIVVGGINLFIELTDTLHTEALAAWDQRVTDYVLSYRSPGLTSYFIAVTEIGDVNGYLVILGISVLLTILVFKRWKYIWQIVLVLALASISNMILKRFIDRARPGIEHLVVVKTLSYPSGHAMSAMAFYGFLIYLVYHFKMHTALKGLVIFLLALLILSIGVSRIYLGVHYPSDIVGGFIAGLIWVFFCILIFNLIEVFRSDPLT
- a CDS encoding dioxygenase family protein, whose protein sequence is MDNLIGAAIPSRPAGISNAVLLLLALAFWSCRGQGGRDASADHPTPQKQGAQEERVVGGPCEGCEALLEYGDRPLNAVDTLPKFKETEPKLRLTGTVFQADGKTPAEGVILYFYQTNREGIYETRGDETGWARHHGFIRGWVRTGPDGKYTIYTFRPGAYPSRSEPEHIHLTVKEPNTIPYYLDSYHFQDDPLLTGTHRKAMDNRGGSGIVAPRPEDGMLTAYRDLFLGLHIPGY
- a CDS encoding xanthine dehydrogenase family protein molybdopterin-binding subunit; its protein translation is MTLVKTKFGRRAFIRNTSLAGGGLVLGFSWLNSCKPEQTEEIATLEMPEEWFEMNAFLKIGDNGVVTIMSPNPEIGQNVKTSMPMIVAEELDVDWDNVVVEQAALNTENFSWQVAGGSRSIANGWPALRMAGATARHMLREAAAQAWQVPAAEITTDAGMLTHEASGNSAGYGEMAAAAAKMEVPEDVELKSPSEFKIIGTSRKNVDGRNIVTGKPLFGLDVQREGMLIASPVHPPAFGLQLKSYDAEAVKSMPGIRDVFTIKLYEDDYSRGAFDHTAFNELVIVLGETTWEVFQAKKALNAQWEAAPDQSIGMSLFGNDIVVNHPAGAESTDDHAKKMEELAARKGRVVRRDGNPEAAFSNAAKVIERTYTCPFLAHNTMEPMNFFAHVTADRAELLGPTQTPEWMEHAVAARLGMPLEKIDIMMTRMGGGFGRRLYGHFMVEAAAISQKVQAPVKLVYTREDDMTQGTYRPAYRATYRAALDENNQLTAFHVRAGGVPESPLFANRFPAGALDNYLAEDWTLETNITTGAFRAPRSNFIAGAEQAFLDEVAEAAGQDPIQFRLDLLKRAQDNPVGEDNDYEADRYAGVLELVREKSGWGQDTPGKYRGVSAYFCHESYVAQVLDVVMQNGQPVVDRVCAAIDCGIVVNPDAATNLAEGGAVDGIGHAMYSALTFRDGVPEQTNFDRYRLIRHSEAPKSIDVHFVESDTDPTGMGEPPFPPIMGALANALYKADGRRRYNQPFISDKPPLVG
- a CDS encoding (2Fe-2S)-binding protein yields the protein MATYQLNINGETREVDVDPSTPLLWVLRDHLNLVGTKYGCGIAQCGACTIHLGNTATRSCMLPVSAVGNQEVTTIEGLSENGDHPVQKAWLEVDVPQCGYCQAGQIMSAAALLKSNPSPTDADIEGAMNGNICRCGTYVRIKKAIKMAASGE
- a CDS encoding xanthine dehydrogenase family protein molybdopterin-binding subunit, with the translated sequence MTPVKTTFGRRAFIKRSALGSGGLILTFNWLASCNMTQEEVSRLPEEWFQLNGHLKIGDNGLVTIMAPNPEGGQNVKTSMPMIVADELDVDWMDVVVEQAPLNADAFQFQWLGGSQAIRRGWPALRMAGASARYMLRQAAASAWEVPLGEITTSAGQLHHEPSGKSAGYGEMAAAASQIAVPEEIELKKIEDFTIIGTSRKNVDGLKIVTGKPLFGMDTVRDGMLIAMIAHPPAFGLKLKSIDDSAVRGMPGIRDVFTVKVFKEDYVKTFFDTRTYNEVAVIVGDSTWEVMQAKKALKMECVPIETTTNTRDRFGRQYQETIPAGLESTTEHRARMAEMAAKPAEIRRKDGDPEGAFARADRIIERTYTAPFLAHNCMEPMNFFAHVTADKADLIGPLQKPDLTEQALAARLGMPIEDIEIQMTRFGGGYGRRSYAHWLIEAALISQKMKAPVKLVYSREDDMTDGIYRPAYHAQFRAALDADNRLIGFHVKTGGIPESPLAADRFPAGAVDNYLAEEWTIDTNLTVGSFRAPRSNFMASAEQSFLDEVAEAAGKDPIDFRLELLERAITNPLEGVNNDYDPERYAGVLELVREKSGWGQQEPGIHRGVSAYFCHNSYAAQVLDLTMDNGVPRVQRVTCALDCGLVVNPDAARNLAEGGIVDGIGNALFGELTFVDGVPAKKNFDQYRMIRMSEAPEEINIHFVENTVDPTGLGEPTFPPIFAALANALYQATGKRLYDQPYLKSLSTA